The following coding sequences are from one Mytilus trossulus isolate FHL-02 chromosome 8, PNRI_Mtr1.1.1.hap1, whole genome shotgun sequence window:
- the LOC134680906 gene encoding perlucin-like codes for MMAFSTLFCEILVLGILAVKVAAKECRDNLEGIDYTGTINSTENGLKCKDWSNTDSNMTLDTQRLLADQHNYCRNPDSDPFGPWCYTTDDDTEWETCDIPFCEGASTPGWAYWTHGWQKFEDSCYLIKYTKENWYGAKFYCKDNLDAYLAEIKTAQENNFLMSILPKPTIDDTDLEVWLGANTLNAKRRYIWKTSLTDLDFTDWGPGEPNGRSYEHCMSTHMYNDGKLHWNDRECLTKHFFVCEKSAGPSGCGE; via the exons ATGATGGCGTTTTCGACACTCTTCTGTGAAATATTGGTTCTTGGTATTTTGGCCGTAAAAGTGGCAG CAAAAGAATGTAGGGACAATTTGGAGGGTATAGATTATACTGGAACGATAAATTCAACAGAAAATGGACTGAAATGCAAAGATTGGTCAAACACAGATTCCAATATGACTCTGGACACACAAAGGCTGTTGGCAGATCAGCATAATTATTGTCGAAACCCTGATAGTGACCCATTTGGACCTTGGTGTTATACAACTGACGATGATACAGAATGGGAAACTTGCGATATTCCTTTTTGTG AAGGAGCAAGCACCCCAG GATGGGCCTATTGGACACATGGCTGGCAAAAATTTGAAGATTCGTGTTATCTAATCAAATACACAAAGGAAAATTGGTATGGGGCAAAG ttttactGCAAAGACAACCTCGATGCGTATTTGGCTGAAATTAAAACAGCTCAAGAAAACAACTTTTTGATGAGTATCCTTCCAAAGCCAACAATCGATGACA CTGATCTAGAGGTTTGGCTTGGTGCAAATACTTTGAACGCTAAACGACGATACATCTGGAAAACTAGCCTCACCGACTTGGATTTTACTGATTGGGGACCCGGAGAGCCGAATGGTCGTTCTTATGAGCATTGTATGTCAACGCACATGTACAATGATGGGAAACTTCATTGGAATGATAGGGAATGTTTAACAAAGCACTTCTTCGTCTGTGAAAAAAG TGCTGGACCTTCAGGATGCGGAGAATAG
- the LOC134681883 gene encoding alpha-N-acetylgalactosamine-specific lectin-like — MVFSNSNKAFRAKECLTTIEGLDYTGTVNSTRSGFSCREWTRVALNMTENTKQLLGDSHNYCRNPDNDRYGPWCYTYDHEPDAEQWGYCGIPFCDEGANFPGYQNWKHGWQKYEDSCYIIQYTLQTWDEAKNLCQDNQNAYLAEIKTARENSFLMNILPKPNIDTTGLAGEIWLGANALKAKRQFIWNTSSTYLDFTDWGPGEPNGRYYEHCLSTHMYNDGKLHWNDRACSTKHFFVCEKSVGPSGCGE; from the exons ATGGTATTTTCAAACAGCAACAAagctttcagag CTAAAGAATGTCTGACAACTATTGAGGGTTTAGATTATACTGGAACCGTAAATTCAACACGCAGTGGATTTTCCTGCAGGGAATGGACAAGAGTAGCTCTCAATATGACTGAAAACACAAAACAGCTGCTTGGAGATTCACATAACTATTGTCGAAATCCTGATAATGACCGATATGGACCTTGGTGTTATACATATGATCATGAACCTGATGCAGAACAATGGGGATATTGCGGTATTCCTTTTTGTG ATGAAGGGGCCAATTTCCCAG GATATCAAAATTGGAAACATGGCTGGCAAAAATATGAAGATTCTTGCTATATAATCCAGTATACACTACAAACTTGGGATGAGGCTAAG AACCTCTGCCAAGATAACCAAAATGCGTATTTAGCTGAAATTAAAACTGCCAGAGAAAACAGCTTCCTGATGAATATCCTTCCCAAGCCAAACATAGATACAA CTGGTTTGGCTGGAGAGATTTGGCTTGGTGCAAATGCTTTAAAAGCCAAAAGACAATTCATCTGGAACACTAGTTCCACCTACTTGGATTTTACTGACTGGGGACCTGGCGAGCCTAATGGGCGTTATTATGAACACTGTCTATCAACTCACATGTACAATGATGGTAAACTTCATTGGAACGATAGGGCATGCTCAACGAAGCACTTCTTTGTGTGTGAAAAAAG TGTTGGACCTTCAGGATGTGGAGAGTAG